The genomic DNA ATATCGGACGCGAAATAATAATAGATCCTTTTGACGAGTCGCGCTTAAATCCAAATAGTTATAATTTGTCATTGCATAACGAGTTATTGATTTACACACGCGAATCTCTCGACATGAAACAAGATAATCCCACTCAAAAAATTTTGATTCCTCCTGAAGGCTTTATTTTACAGCCGGGCAAATTATATCTTGGCCGAACTCATGAATATACAAGCACAAAAAATTTTATTCCCATGTTAGAAGGCCGCTCATCAATAGGCAGGCTCGGAATTTGCATTCATGTAACAGCAGGATTCGGAGATATAGGTTTTGCGGGATATTGGACGCTCGAATTATTTTGTGTTCAGCCTGTCAGGATTTACGCCGGAGTCCAAATTGCGCAGATCTATTATCACACAATTTCAGAGCCCTACGAACTTTACACGAACGGCAAATATCAGAATAATAACGGTATTCAAGCAAGCATGTTATACAAAGAATTCTAAGCCCTGATATAATTTAAATCATGAATGAACTCGGAATGATCGTAAATCTTCGTAAGCCTGAGGCCGTGAATATGGCGAAAAATTTGCTTGAATGGGCAAATAATAATAATTGCCGGTTCCTATTACCTAAACAGGAAGCAAGCGCACTCACTACTGCAGGACTTGACGATGAACAATGGCTGAAAACTGTAAAACTTGCGCTGGTAATCGGCGGGGACGGGACATTTTTACGCGCTGCAAGATTCATAATGGGAACTGATATAATTTTGCACGGAATAAATCTCGGACATTTAGGATTTCTCGCTTCAAGCAGGCCCGACGGAGCTATTAAAGATTTACAGAATATTTTATCCGAAAATTTTAACGTGATGGAGCGCAGAGTTTTGCGTTGTGTCTTGTATCACGATGACTCACAGCTTTATAAAATTTATGCCCTCAATGATGTAGTCTTGAGTACAAGCTCAATAGCTAGATTGCTTCATATTGAAATAAGATTCAACGACGAATTTTTTTGCGTGTTACCTGCTGACGGCGTAATAATTTCTTCTCCGACCGGGTCAACTGCTTATGCTTTATCAGCCGGAGGGCCCATGATACCCCCGCACGTTAATGCGATATTATTAGCTCCCTTGTGCGCTCATACTCTTTATTCAAGGCCGTTAGTGGGCTCTGAAGATGACAGAATCACGTTAATAGCTCGCGGAAGTTCACGGGATTTAATGTTGACTCAGGACGGCCAGCTCGTTTATGAAGTATTGCCGGGCGACAGAATCGAAATAAGACTATCACGTACTAAGAAAATAAGAACTGTGAATTTACCTGATAGAAATTTTCTTGATATAGTGCGCGAAAAATTAGGCTGGGGCGAATGAGTATTTATAATTGCGTGATAATATGCGGGCAAATGAGCGATAAATTTTTTATGCATTCATTATGTGCGAATAACTGCGATAAATTTTTTTCTGCTGTCTCACTTTATGCAAGAATAAGGCCGGCGCAAAGTTTTACAAGCTATAAAATTTTCATTATTTTATTGTGTGTGCTGCGAAATTTCTATATTTTAATGAGTAATCGCGATAAAATCTCTAATTATATGAGAATACAACCGGCGCAATTTCTTATAAACTATAAAATTTTCATAAATAATCGAGCTGCTTTATCATGATTGACTCTCTAAAAATTTCAAATATAGGCGGTATAAAATCTGCGTCGCTCGAATTCACTTCAGGCCTAAACGTAATAACAGGTGAAAGCGGTGCAGGGAAGTCAAGTGTCGTGCGTGCTCTTGAGCTATTAACTGGGAGTCGGGGAGGCGGTAAATTTATTCGTGCTGGTGAGAAACTCGGCCAAGTTGAAGCAAAATTTACGGACACGACAATAACACGCGAAATATTAAACACTGGACGGAGCCGCGCAAAAGTTCAGGGAGCTATAACCGGTCTCAATGAATGCGCACAAATAGCA from Synergistaceae bacterium includes the following:
- a CDS encoding dCTP deaminase, with the translated sequence IGREIIIDPFDESRLNPNSYNLSLHNELLIYTRESLDMKQDNPTQKILIPPEGFILQPGKLYLGRTHEYTSTKNFIPMLEGRSSIGRLGICIHVTAGFGDIGFAGYWTLELFCVQPVRIYAGVQIAQIYYHTISEPYELYTNGKYQNNNGIQASMLYKEF
- a CDS encoding NAD(+)/NADH kinase — encoded protein: MNELGMIVNLRKPEAVNMAKNLLEWANNNNCRFLLPKQEASALTTAGLDDEQWLKTVKLALVIGGDGTFLRAARFIMGTDIILHGINLGHLGFLASSRPDGAIKDLQNILSENFNVMERRVLRCVLYHDDSQLYKIYALNDVVLSTSSIARLLHIEIRFNDEFFCVLPADGVIISSPTGSTAYALSAGGPMIPPHVNAILLAPLCAHTLYSRPLVGSEDDRITLIARGSSRDLMLTQDGQLVYEVLPGDRIEIRLSRTKKIRTVNLPDRNFLDIVREKLGWGE